A region of Catenibacterium mitsuokai DNA encodes the following proteins:
- the pdxR gene encoding MocR-like pyridoxine biosynthesis transcription factor PdxR, producing the protein MLTYSFDENNHKSLYQQLYTFIKNDILEGHLIADEKLPSKRTFAKNLGISIITIENAYAQLMAEGYIYSLPKKGFYVSPINNKTPLIPAKMIHKPSIKKESYWCDFSSNQTPAHLFPFTTWAKLMKDVLNEHQSELMVNPPVGGIYELREAISHHLKEFRNMDVEPERIIIGAGTEYLYGLLVQLLGLDLVYAVENPGYNKILDVYSSLGAKCVPIDMDEQGILVNQLEDLDVDIAHISPSHHFPTGIIMPVSRRYELLGWANKKEHRYIIEDDYDSELRLSGQPIPALQSIDLSEKVIYMNTFTKTLASTIRISYMVLPHHLLERYNKKLSFYACTVSNFEQYTLASFINEHYFDKHITKLRNHYHNKRDAIVKMLEESSLKDMITISKEDAGLHFLITIHTHMSDETLINKLKEEGIHLRAISHYYLKNIPHTSHTFIMNYSSIDLDKLPQAIEILEKILY; encoded by the coding sequence ATGCTTACATATAGTTTTGATGAAAATAACCATAAATCTCTCTACCAGCAATTATATACATTTATCAAAAATGATATTCTAGAGGGACATCTGATAGCAGATGAGAAGTTACCTTCTAAGCGTACATTTGCGAAAAATCTAGGTATTAGTATTATCACAATAGAGAATGCTTATGCTCAGTTAATGGCTGAAGGATATATTTATTCTTTACCTAAGAAAGGCTTTTATGTATCTCCTATTAATAATAAGACACCCCTTATTCCTGCCAAGATGATTCATAAACCTTCTATTAAGAAAGAATCCTATTGGTGTGATTTCTCTTCTAATCAGACACCAGCCCATTTGTTTCCTTTCACAACCTGGGCAAAACTTATGAAGGACGTATTAAATGAACACCAATCAGAACTAATGGTTAATCCTCCAGTAGGTGGTATTTATGAATTAAGAGAAGCGATTTCTCACCATTTAAAAGAATTCAGAAATATGGATGTTGAACCAGAAAGAATTATTATTGGTGCAGGAACTGAATATTTATATGGACTACTCGTACAATTATTAGGTTTAGATCTTGTCTATGCCGTAGAGAATCCTGGTTATAATAAAATATTAGATGTTTATTCTAGTTTGGGAGCAAAATGTGTTCCTATAGATATGGATGAGCAGGGAATACTAGTCAATCAATTAGAAGATTTAGATGTAGATATTGCGCATATCTCTCCTTCTCATCATTTCCCAACTGGTATTATTATGCCTGTATCTCGACGTTATGAATTACTTGGATGGGCAAATAAGAAGGAACATCGCTATATTATAGAAGATGATTATGACAGTGAATTGCGTTTAAGTGGACAGCCTATTCCTGCCCTGCAAAGTATTGATTTAAGTGAAAAGGTTATTTATATGAATACTTTTACTAAGACTCTTGCCTCTACAATTCGTATTAGTTATATGGTGCTTCCTCACCATTTATTAGAACGCTATAATAAGAAGCTCTCTTTTTATGCCTGTACAGTCTCTAACTTCGAACAATATACTCTTGCATCATTTATTAATGAACATTATTTTGATAAGCATATTACTAAATTACGTAACCATTATCATAATAAGCGTGATGCGATTGTAAAAATGTTAGAAGAAAGTAGTTTAAAGGATATGATTACTATTTCCAAGGAAGATGCAGGTCTTCATTTCCTTATCACGATTCATACACATATGTCTGATGAAACACTTATCAATAAATTAAAAGAAGAAGGAATCCATCTAAGAGCTATTTCTCATTACTATCTTAAGAATATACCTCATACATCCCATACCTTCATTATGAACTACTCTTCTATCGATTTAGATAAGTTACCACAGGCTATAGAAATATTAGAAAAAATACTTTATTGA
- a CDS encoding GNAT family N-acetyltransferase: protein MALTAKRITENFKELEDLNNEAFPKEERVSIERMIDLSQTGISDLYGVYDEDTFVGFFMTMTSATCVYLFYLAIRSSLRSRGYGGRTLKLMDDLYQRQIVLDMEPLDDQADNYEQRLRRTKFYASHGYRSSGYHLFYWNQTFDLLCTRGPFLKDDFIEITKELQRVVDESGEGDFHPKMLKAAYDILDIIDL from the coding sequence ATGGCGTTAACGGCTAAAAGAATTACAGAGAATTTTAAGGAATTAGAAGATCTTAATAATGAAGCATTCCCTAAAGAAGAACGTGTCTCTATTGAGAGAATGATTGATTTATCTCAAACAGGTATATCCGATCTTTATGGTGTCTATGATGAAGACACATTTGTTGGTTTCTTTATGACAATGACATCTGCTACATGTGTTTATTTATTCTATCTCGCAATTCGTTCATCACTTCGTTCTCGTGGGTATGGCGGACGTACTTTAAAGTTGATGGATGATCTCTATCAAAGACAGATTGTGTTGGATATGGAACCTTTAGATGATCAAGCAGATAACTATGAACAGCGTTTAAGACGTACTAAGTTTTATGCGAGTCATGGCTACCGTTCTAGCGGGTATCATTTATTCTATTGGAATCAGACATTTGATTTATTATGTACAAGAGGTCCTTTCCTAAAAGATGACTTTATTGAGATTACTAAAGAACTTCAAAGAGTTGTGGATGAATCCGGAGAAGGGGACTTCCATCCAAAGATGTTGAAGGCAGCCTATGATATTCTAGATATTATTGATTTATAA
- a CDS encoding BglG family transcription antiterminator, with amino-acid sequence MNNRQQRIIDILYDYDEWVTGKELASMLSVSDRTIRSDIEHINKEYECTLIEANRRKGYHLDEMLTSVKGITTKSVIPQTSQERVSWIIKELLFKQEINLIELQDRIYVSGYTIDNDLRNIRRILNEYPSLKVVRVKNHIRLEGNENEKRSVYKHLLESEIKGNFTNISALSHLWKDFNLIDVVEIFKNVCANNHYKFKNVSLPMLMMHAGIAIERIRNKNYLYETQSDCTGIDLEYRVSKDFFEELSQKLGIPYVEEEVVKFAFLLEGRGSHVDLKAESQQLVEEVLLDIKDCFDIDFRDDEELYNSLVIHMQSLLDRIKVDKPNTTAYLKEIKRQYPLVFEMAIHASDVISKATGKPLVEDEISYLALHFGTAYERHIDTQKYRVVMIIPHNQMLAKACMDKIETRFRERMEIIKVFPFFENNMIASLHPDLILTVVPLQHELSIKTVSISLFVNYEDESQIFQALNQLDREKYHDQFCHIVKKLIGQETFFIKKDIASKEDAINYLCDNLIQLGYATQEYKEDVFKREEMAGTAFVQGFAVPHAITVQPLRSTISVMVLKNPVKWGKYEVRLILLLSISEQDNQMLHTFFDWLSNVLIDYNQLMQFIEADNYQQFMKLMTA; translated from the coding sequence ATGAATAATAGACAGCAGCGTATTATAGATATCCTTTATGATTATGATGAATGGGTGACAGGTAAAGAGCTTGCTTCTATGTTGTCTGTATCAGATCGTACAATCCGTTCTGATATTGAGCATATTAATAAAGAGTATGAATGTACTCTTATAGAAGCCAATCGTCGTAAAGGTTATCACTTAGACGAGATGCTGACAAGTGTCAAAGGAATTACGACAAAGTCAGTCATTCCTCAGACATCTCAGGAACGTGTATCTTGGATCATTAAGGAATTATTGTTTAAACAGGAAATCAATCTCATTGAATTACAGGATCGTATTTATGTCAGTGGTTATACGATTGATAATGACTTAAGAAATATCAGACGTATACTCAATGAATATCCTTCTTTAAAAGTGGTACGTGTAAAGAACCACATTCGTTTAGAAGGTAATGAAAATGAGAAGCGTTCTGTATATAAGCATCTATTAGAATCAGAAATCAAAGGAAACTTCACAAATATCAGTGCCTTGTCTCATTTATGGAAGGATTTTAATCTCATTGATGTGGTAGAAATCTTTAAGAATGTCTGCGCAAATAATCATTATAAGTTCAAGAATGTCAGTCTTCCTATGTTGATGATGCATGCGGGTATTGCGATTGAACGTATCAGGAATAAGAATTATTTATATGAAACACAGAGTGATTGTACAGGTATTGATTTAGAGTATCGTGTCTCAAAGGATTTCTTTGAAGAATTATCACAAAAGTTAGGTATTCCTTATGTTGAAGAAGAAGTCGTTAAGTTTGCTTTCTTATTAGAAGGAAGAGGCAGTCATGTAGACTTAAAAGCAGAATCACAACAGTTAGTAGAAGAAGTATTATTAGACATTAAAGATTGTTTTGATATTGATTTTAGAGATGATGAAGAACTTTACAATAGCTTAGTCATTCATATGCAGTCTTTGCTTGATCGTATTAAAGTAGATAAACCTAATACAACAGCTTATTTAAAGGAGATTAAAAGGCAATATCCTCTAGTCTTTGAAATGGCGATACATGCCAGCGATGTCATTTCTAAAGCTACAGGTAAACCTTTAGTAGAAGATGAAATCTCTTATCTCGCTTTACATTTTGGAACAGCCTATGAAAGACATATCGATACACAGAAATACCGTGTAGTTATGATTATTCCCCATAATCAGATGCTGGCGAAAGCATGTATGGATAAGATTGAAACACGTTTTAGAGAACGTATGGAAATTATTAAAGTATTCCCATTCTTTGAAAATAATATGATTGCATCACTTCATCCTGACTTGATTTTGACTGTTGTACCTTTACAGCATGAATTATCTATTAAGACAGTATCAATCAGTTTATTTGTGAACTATGAGGATGAAAGTCAGATCTTCCAGGCATTGAATCAATTAGATAGAGAAAAATATCATGATCAGTTCTGTCATATTGTAAAGAAGCTGATCGGACAGGAAACATTCTTTATAAAAAAAGACATCGCATCTAAGGAAGATGCCATTAACTATTTATGTGACAATCTGATTCAGTTAGGCTATGCCACACAAGAATATAAAGAAGATGTTTTTAAAAGAGAAGAGATGGCAGGAACAGCCTTTGTGCAGGGCTTTGCGGTACCTCATGCCATTACAGTACAGCCATTGCGTTCTACTATATCCGTCATGGTCTTAAAGAATCCCGTTAAGTGGGGTAAGTATGAAGTACGTCTTATTCTCTTATTATCTATTAGTGAACAGGATAATCAGATGCTGCATACATTTTTTGACTGGTTATCCAATGTACTTATTGATTACAACCAGCTGATGCAGTTTATCGAAGCAGACAATTATCAACAATTTATGAAATTAATGACAGCGTGA
- a CDS encoding PTS sugar transporter subunit IIC, which translates to MMKQLEKYLMPLAEKIGRNKYLMSIRDGFLVSTPLLIAGSIFLLIANFPIAAWTKFLESTIINQTTGESLAAFLSKPSDATFTIMAVFAVMGIAYSFAGQMKTNKIFGAACALMSWFLIMPYSITGNVAVGSKTIEATLSGIPLGWVGAKGIFVGIITAFLSVHIYAWVEGKGWTIKMPAGVPPTVVESFSALIPATFVMTFFFLVNLMFGFLGTNVFQIIFEFLQTPLLNLGDTLGAMVVAYIFLHLFWFFGINGGSVVGAVFNPILQTLSAENILYFTHHQGTGHIICQQFQDLFATFGGCGSTLSLLIAMLLFCKSKRITDLGKLALVPGIFGINEPIVFGLPIVLNPTMLIPFMLVPTVNIIISYFCMALKIVPICSGINIPWTMPPIISGFLATNWVGALLQAALIVIGVIIYMPFIKVLDKQYLNEEAQAQAAKEEDDIDLDDLSFDDL; encoded by the coding sequence ATGATGAAACAACTTGAAAAGTATTTAATGCCTTTAGCGGAAAAAATTGGGCGTAATAAATACTTAATGTCAATTCGTGATGGTTTCTTAGTATCAACACCATTACTTATTGCAGGATCAATTTTCTTATTAATCGCAAACTTTCCAATTGCAGCTTGGACAAAATTTTTAGAATCAACAATTATCAATCAGACAACTGGTGAGTCACTTGCTGCATTCTTATCAAAGCCATCTGATGCAACATTCACTATCATGGCAGTATTTGCAGTAATGGGTATCGCTTATTCATTTGCTGGTCAGATGAAGACAAACAAGATCTTCGGTGCTGCCTGCGCACTTATGTCATGGTTCCTAATCATGCCATATTCAATCACTGGTAATGTTGCTGTAGGATCTAAAACTATTGAAGCAACTCTTTCTGGTATCCCATTAGGATGGGTTGGTGCTAAGGGTATCTTCGTAGGTATCATTACTGCATTCTTAAGCGTACATATCTATGCTTGGGTAGAAGGTAAAGGCTGGACAATCAAGATGCCAGCTGGTGTTCCACCAACAGTTGTAGAATCTTTCTCAGCATTGATTCCAGCAACATTTGTAATGACTTTCTTCTTCCTAGTAAACTTAATGTTTGGTTTCTTAGGAACAAACGTATTCCAGATTATCTTTGAATTCTTACAGACACCATTACTTAACCTTGGTGATACATTAGGGGCAATGGTTGTTGCTTATATCTTCTTACACTTATTCTGGTTCTTCGGTATTAACGGTGGATCTGTAGTAGGTGCTGTATTTAACCCAATTCTTCAGACTTTATCAGCTGAAAACATTCTTTACTTCACTCATCACCAGGGTACAGGACATATCATCTGTCAGCAGTTCCAGGACTTATTCGCTACATTTGGTGGATGTGGTTCTACATTATCATTATTAATCGCAATGTTATTATTCTGTAAATCTAAACGTATTACAGACTTAGGTAAACTTGCTTTAGTTCCAGGTATCTTTGGTATCAACGAACCAATCGTATTCGGTTTACCAATCGTATTAAATCCAACTATGCTTATTCCATTCATGTTAGTACCAACAGTAAACATCATTATCTCATACTTCTGTATGGCTCTTAAGATTGTTCCAATCTGTTCAGGTATCAACATCCCTTGGACTATGCCACCAATTATCTCAGGTTTCTTAGCAACTAACTGGGTAGGTGCACTGCTTCAGGCTGCCTTAATCGTTATTGGTGTTATTATCTATATGCCATTCATCAAGGTACTTGATAAGCAGTACTTAAATGAAGAAGCTCAGGCTCAGGCTGCTAAAGAAGAAGACGACATTGATTTAGACGACTTATCTTTTGACGATCTATAA
- a CDS encoding RDD family protein, which yields MKKQQQTIASLPRRFGAYLLDWYIGALFTSFPIAIVSQKIYGTMKNQNLLEYPHQLGLICGLFALLGAIIYYVIIPLVINKGQTIGKRICHIKIVKSDGKDVGLKELILREVLGAIIIEGVLYSASTILHQVLQISLGISLVKPMMYVGFAITIVSAILCLVNKKEHLALHDYLARTKVVNFS from the coding sequence ATGAAAAAACAACAACAGACTATTGCATCATTACCAAGACGTTTTGGTGCATATTTATTAGATTGGTATATTGGTGCTCTTTTTACATCATTTCCTATCGCAATTGTGTCACAGAAGATTTATGGCACAATGAAGAACCAGAATCTATTAGAATACCCTCATCAATTAGGACTGATTTGTGGGCTATTCGCATTACTAGGCGCAATTATTTATTATGTCATTATTCCTTTGGTGATTAATAAGGGACAGACAATTGGTAAAAGAATATGTCATATTAAGATTGTAAAGAGTGATGGCAAAGATGTAGGCCTTAAAGAACTGATACTTAGAGAAGTATTAGGCGCCATTATTATTGAAGGCGTTCTATATTCTGCAAGTACAATATTACATCAGGTATTACAGATCAGTTTAGGTATTAGTTTGGTAAAGCCGATGATGTATGTTGGCTTTGCGATTACAATCGTGAGTGCTATTTTATGTTTAGTGAATAAGAAAGAACATCTAGCATTACATGATTATCTAGCACGTACTAAAGTAGTGAATTTTTCCTAA
- a CDS encoding 6-phospho-beta-glucosidase, producing the protein MFRDDFLWGGAVAAHQCEGAWQEGGKGISCTDVETAGDNVTGAPRRLTDGVLPGEDYPNHVGVDFYHHYKEDIALLAEMGFKAFRTSIAWTRIFPRGDEETPNEEGLKFYDDVFDELLKYGIEPVITLSHFELPWALAKEYGGFRNRKAIDMFVKFAKVCFERYQHKVKYWMTFNEINNQADPTQHNLIQEGAVLLKEGDDAEYLMYLSAHHELVASALAVKAAHEINPDLKVGCMIGMNGVYPASPKPEDMMNALGAMHQKYWFTDVHARGHYPNYILKKFERKGYDFITEEDKKILSEGKVDYIGFSYYMSFATKYQGRNEKTFDYFNEDFVRNEYLKASDWGWQIDPLGLRWCLNWFYDRYELPMMIVENGFGAYDKKEADGTVDDQYRIDYLKAHIEAMRDAVTYDGVDLLGYTMWSPFDIVSASTGEYDKRYGFIYVNYNNNHEGDFSRSKKKSFYWYKHVIETNGEEL; encoded by the coding sequence ATGTTTAGAGACGACTTTTTATGGGGCGGCGCAGTGGCTGCTCATCAGTGTGAAGGTGCCTGGCAGGAAGGCGGAAAAGGAATCAGCTGTACAGATGTAGAAACAGCGGGAGATAACGTAACAGGAGCACCTAGACGTTTAACAGATGGTGTTCTTCCTGGAGAAGATTATCCGAACCATGTAGGTGTAGACTTCTATCATCATTATAAGGAAGATATCGCATTACTTGCTGAAATGGGATTCAAGGCATTTAGAACTTCTATTGCCTGGACAAGAATCTTCCCAAGAGGAGATGAAGAAACACCTAATGAGGAAGGTTTAAAGTTCTATGATGATGTATTTGATGAATTATTAAAATATGGTATTGAACCAGTCATCACATTATCACATTTTGAATTACCTTGGGCACTCGCAAAAGAATATGGAGGATTTAGAAATCGTAAAGCCATTGATATGTTTGTGAAGTTCGCAAAGGTATGTTTTGAAAGATATCAGCATAAAGTAAAATACTGGATGACATTTAATGAAATCAATAACCAGGCTGATCCGACTCAGCATAACTTAATCCAGGAAGGTGCTGTATTATTAAAAGAAGGCGATGATGCTGAATATTTAATGTATTTATCAGCTCATCATGAATTAGTCGCTTCAGCACTTGCAGTTAAGGCAGCTCATGAAATCAATCCTGACTTAAAGGTTGGTTGTATGATTGGTATGAATGGTGTTTATCCAGCTTCTCCAAAACCAGAAGATATGATGAATGCCTTAGGTGCTATGCATCAGAAATATTGGTTTACTGATGTGCATGCAAGAGGACATTATCCAAACTATATCTTAAAGAAGTTTGAAAGAAAAGGATATGATTTCATTACTGAAGAGGATAAGAAAATCTTAAGTGAAGGTAAAGTAGATTACATCGGATTCTCTTATTACATGTCATTTGCAACTAAGTATCAGGGACGTAATGAAAAGACATTTGATTACTTTAATGAAGACTTTGTAAGAAATGAATATCTAAAGGCTTCTGACTGGGGATGGCAGATTGACCCATTAGGATTACGCTGGTGCTTAAACTGGTTCTATGATCGTTATGAACTTCCAATGATGATTGTAGAAAACGGTTTTGGTGCTTATGATAAGAAAGAAGCAGATGGTACTGTAGATGACCAGTATCGTATTGATTACTTAAAGGCACACATTGAAGCGATGAGAGATGCAGTCACTTATGATGGCGTTGATCTTTTAGGTTATACTATGTGGTCTCCATTTGATATCGTATCTGCTTCTACTGGTGAATATGATAAACGTTATGGTTTCATCTATGTTAACTATAATAATAACCATGAAGGGGACTTCTCTAGAAGTAAGAAGAAATCATTTTACTGGTATAAACACGTTATTGAAACAAACGGTGAAGAATTATAA
- a CDS encoding DUF2798 domain-containing protein, whose amino-acid sequence MPKTFKQNLLFTAMMSFLMVYVMILFNISLNIGGMTNQVFLLAFHEMIIMWPVAFFLELLVVDSLAHKLAFRFVQTTDRPIVITLAISCMIVCIMCPCMSLIATVLFKNIDVSVYFQTTFINFPVALLFQIFYCGPLIRFLFGKIVHE is encoded by the coding sequence ATGCCTAAAACATTTAAACAGAATTTATTATTTACTGCGATGATGTCATTCTTAATGGTGTATGTCATGATTCTCTTCAACATCTCATTAAATATCGGAGGAATGACAAACCAGGTCTTTTTACTTGCCTTCCACGAAATGATTATCATGTGGCCTGTCGCTTTCTTTTTAGAACTACTTGTTGTAGATTCTTTAGCTCATAAGCTTGCTTTCCGTTTTGTACAGACTACAGATCGTCCTATTGTGATTACTCTTGCAATCTCATGTATGATTGTTTGTATCATGTGTCCATGCATGAGTTTAATCGCAACTGTATTATTCAAGAACATTGATGTTTCAGTCTATTTCCAGACAACATTCATAAACTTCCCTGTCGCATTATTATTCCAGATTTTCTATTGTGGTCCTCTGATCCGTTTCTTATTTGGGAAAATCGTACATGAATAA
- a CDS encoding PTS sugar transporter subunit IIB, producing the protein MKKVYLFCSAGMSTSILASKMQEVANSHNLPIKVAAFSHNKLGEIVKSDCPDCILLGPQVEYLYDETVANFGHLNIPISVIDQDDYGMMNGERVLKKAILLIKKNNK; encoded by the coding sequence ATGAAAAAGGTTTATTTATTCTGTAGTGCAGGTATGTCTACTAGTATTCTTGCAAGCAAGATGCAGGAAGTCGCAAATAGCCATAACTTACCAATCAAGGTGGCTGCTTTCTCTCATAACAAATTAGGAGAAATCGTTAAATCTGATTGTCCTGATTGTATTTTACTTGGTCCACAGGTTGAATATCTTTATGACGAAACAGTAGCTAACTTCGGGCACCTAAACATACCTATTTCTGTGATCGACCAGGATGATTACGGTATGATGAACGGTGAAAGAGTACTTAAAAAAGCTATTCTATTAATCAAAAAAAACAATAAATAA
- a CDS encoding PTS lactose/cellobiose transporter subunit IIA → MEDLELLSFNIISAVGTAKSRYVQAMYLAEKGDFDEARAKIKEGEESFVKGHEAHASLIQKEACGEKTVPTILLMHAEDQLMNAETTKIMAEEIIKLSQRIKKLEGGE, encoded by the coding sequence ATGGAAGATTTAGAATTATTAAGTTTTAACATTATTTCTGCCGTGGGTACTGCAAAGTCACGTTATGTACAGGCAATGTATCTTGCTGAGAAGGGTGATTTTGATGAAGCTCGCGCAAAAATAAAAGAAGGAGAAGAAAGTTTTGTGAAAGGTCATGAAGCACATGCATCACTTATCCAGAAGGAAGCATGTGGTGAAAAGACAGTTCCAACAATTCTTCTTATGCATGCGGAAGATCAGCTTATGAATGCTGAAACAACAAAAATCATGGCTGAAGAGATTATCAAACTATCTCAAAGAATTAAAAAATTAGAAGGAGGAGAATAG
- a CDS encoding flavin reductase family protein, whose translation MRKDFGARALTYPQPVYMIGSFDKNDHPDLMNAAWGGISDTMEISLSLSSGHKTVQNILKTQAFTVSIADEDHVVACDYVGVVSGHKEPNKLEKAGFTYTPSSKVHAPIINELPICLECRLKDYDLDTEIMKGEIVNVSVDERILDETGRVDVSKVKPITFDPFNNQYVGLGKIVGRAFKDGFKLK comes from the coding sequence ATGAGAAAAGATTTTGGTGCACGTGCACTTACTTATCCACAGCCTGTCTATATGATTGGGAGTTTTGATAAGAATGATCATCCTGATTTAATGAATGCAGCATGGGGTGGCATTAGCGATACAATGGAAATTTCATTGAGTCTTTCTAGTGGACATAAAACAGTCCAGAATATCTTAAAAACACAGGCTTTTACTGTCAGTATTGCAGATGAAGATCATGTAGTAGCGTGTGATTATGTGGGTGTTGTATCAGGGCATAAGGAACCCAATAAACTAGAAAAAGCAGGTTTTACTTATACGCCATCTAGTAAAGTTCATGCACCTATTATCAATGAATTACCTATATGTCTAGAATGTCGTCTCAAGGACTATGATTTAGATACAGAAATCATGAAAGGTGAAATTGTCAATGTATCTGTAGATGAACGTATCTTAGATGAAACAGGAAGAGTCGATGTATCTAAAGTAAAGCCTATCACATTTGATCCATTCAATAATCAATATGTAGGTTTAGGAAAGATTGTTGGGCGTGCTTTTAAAGATGGTTTTAAACTAAAATAA
- a CDS encoding ECF transporter S component, protein MKENKTLKIAVTGLMAALAYIAFTFLQIKIPTPGGTTSFHLGNTFCVLAALLLGGVPGGVAGAVGMGIGDLLDPTYVIVAPKTFILKFSIGVITGLVAHRVFKIQKLEGKQLVIGVVASTFAGLLFNVIAEPLFSYFYTSVLLGAPSQAALALASWNAVTTITNAVIAIVISSALYLALAPTFKKSGLLDKLHTVKKD, encoded by the coding sequence ATGAAAGAAAATAAAACATTAAAAATTGCAGTAACAGGATTGATGGCGGCTTTAGCTTATATCGCCTTCACATTCCTACAGATCAAGATTCCAACACCAGGAGGAACTACTTCATTCCATTTAGGAAATACTTTCTGTGTATTGGCTGCTTTATTATTAGGTGGTGTTCCTGGTGGAGTTGCAGGCGCAGTTGGTATGGGTATTGGTGATTTACTTGATCCTACTTATGTAATAGTTGCACCAAAGACATTTATCTTAAAGTTTAGTATTGGGGTTATTACAGGTCTAGTAGCCCATAGAGTATTCAAGATTCAAAAACTAGAAGGTAAGCAGTTAGTGATTGGTGTAGTCGCTTCTACATTTGCAGGTTTATTATTTAATGTGATTGCTGAACCACTATTCTCTTATTTCTATACTTCAGTATTACTTGGTGCACCTTCTCAAGCTGCTTTAGCTCTTGCATCTTGGAATGCAGTGACTACTATTACTAATGCAGTCATTGCGATTGTGATTTCTTCAGCACTTTATTTAGCTTTAGCACCTACATTTAAAAAGAGTGGTTTATTAGATAAATTACATACAGTTAAAAAAGACTAA
- a CDS encoding arginase family protein — MRNYVFDFTHSYKGDYPQLTYYDCSDIEGTRLFCDQHAEKQLKEMISKNGISGIHFIDSGDYHYITKLMTDFIHEPFDLVLIDHHTDMQSSIVGDMLSCGNWAKKALQNPFLHRLYLIGPSKHDLKSVERNKVLSFSIEELEQGATIPLETKYPVYISIDKDVLDERYAMTNWNQGDMSLGMLEDVLAHFLKNCEVIGIDICGDDPDIDDYPTYIKAERINNLSDDALYQTAMKILKRRQKK, encoded by the coding sequence ATGCGTAACTATGTATTTGATTTTACTCATTCCTATAAAGGGGATTATCCACAGTTAACTTATTATGATTGTAGTGACATTGAAGGAACACGCTTATTCTGTGATCAACATGCAGAAAAACAATTAAAAGAGATGATAAGTAAGAATGGTATTTCTGGTATTCATTTTATTGATTCAGGCGATTATCATTACATCACTAAATTGATGACTGATTTTATTCATGAACCTTTTGATCTTGTTTTGATTGATCATCATACAGACATGCAATCTTCTATTGTAGGAGATATGCTTAGCTGTGGAAACTGGGCTAAAAAAGCTTTACAAAATCCTTTCCTTCATCGTTTATACTTAATAGGACCAAGTAAACATGATTTAAAATCAGTGGAACGGAATAAAGTATTAAGTTTCAGCATAGAAGAACTAGAACAAGGTGCTACTATTCCTCTTGAAACGAAATATCCTGTTTATATTTCTATAGATAAGGATGTCTTAGATGAAAGATATGCCATGACAAACTGGAATCAAGGAGATATGTCACTGGGGATGTTAGAGGATGTATTAGCGCACTTCTTAAAAAACTGTGAAGTAATTGGTATTGATATATGTGGTGATGATCCAGATATTGATGATTATCCTACTTATATAAAAGCGGAAAGAATCAATAATCTTTCTGATGATGCACTTTATCAAACTGCTATGAAAATACTTAAAAGGAGACAAAAGAAATGA